The Nymphaea colorata isolate Beijing-Zhang1983 chromosome 11, ASM883128v2, whole genome shotgun sequence genome includes the window GTCTTACAAAGTTAACTACAATTAGGGACCAAGACATGATTCTGTGCCACTGAATCACAGCCACAGCCATCAGAGCATTGGGAAACAAAACCcaacaaaagaaagatatgaCAGCATGACAAAaagttatataatatatttttatatatatatatatatccattgtCTGCTTTATTCTATGATTCATCAATTTCGCACCCAGTACAGATGTATATGGGTTATATATCCATGctcccaatgtcaaaacttagACATAAGTCTCCTGCTCTGGGTCACTTGCATGTCAAAGTGAAAACAGGAAAGGTGCACATTAGCAGggggaagggaaaagaaaaagacctaGCAAGTTTGCAGGAAAGGTTTGACAAACCTAAATGTCTGGTTGCAACCAAGTATATGGTTATTTATCTTAACACAGCTGGAGCATTTGCATGTCATAgaaatcaaaaaatatatataagcaaTGTCAAAGCCTCTTATTGGAAACATCGGTACCAATATTGAGAAGGTTTCATCTAAAATAATGGCTATCAATGCCAATGACCTCTTGTTTCGGAACTAACAGCTATTAAAAATATCAGCACTGAATCAAGAAAACTAATATGGAGATTTCTTCGAAAGTTTGAGTTTGATATTACTTAATAATTAAGGAAAATAAACACAGGTTTGTCTATTAAGGTTTCTATATACACAAGGAAAGATTGTGCTTGTCggctaaaaaaataaaaaaggaaagatgctCACAACTTTTGTACAATGCCACAATCAATTGTCTGTTCAACGCACTACCAAAATTCTCCCAACAAAGGAATGATACAAGTATACTGTTGCTCCTCTTCTATCTAAGGTACAAGTGACAATCCACTACACTCATGTAGACACTAAGCACCATCTTTTACCACATGTAAAACCCAAATTTGGCACATCATTTCTAATTTCACAAGCCATGAGCAGAGCAGAGCATTAGTTGTACCTCAAGGCAATTGAGTTATACCTCTTATTGATTTTACTTATACTGATCAGACACACAGGTGACATTGTAAGGAAAGATGATCTATTACTGTTCTTGGTAAGATTCTAAGAATAGTACTTGCAAGATTCAAACTATCTTACTAGTGCAATAACTGTGGTGCGATATGCCAATAGAAACTAGTGTCACTAACACACACAATTGAAATAATTATAAATGTGTAAGGGAAAAGAAACCAGAAACTCAAGCATTCTTTTATGCAAACAAAGAAACTTTTCCCTCTTAGAGGGCATTCccagaaagttttttttttcatagattCTATATGAATTCCAAATAAACCCAACACGGTCAGCTTTCAGAAAGCTCTAGCAATACAGGGAGAGAAGAGATAAAACTGATTATTGATCCAAATCAgcattttaaacttaaacttaGCCACTTCATGTAATTTGATTTGGCTAATCCAAGAAGGGGTAGATCTTTCATAAAACTCATTCAGCTAGATACAGTGAGCCAAAAAGTGTAATGTCAAAAAAGAGTTGACTACTGAGGCCATATGAGGCAGGGAAATTCTCAAGTACGTTCTAAGGGAAGGGGTTGATCAACCTATTTTGGTTGGGGAGAAGAGGCCATTCAAACAGCAGATTCAGAAGTTGCAAAGGCTTGGTTCGGTCAAGCTGCTGAGTATAGGAAATAAGCTATAGTGCTGTTCCATGGATGGAGGAGCTGATGGCAGAAACTTCAGCCTTGGCATCTTAAAACTACAAACAACCATGTTTGAGCTCAACCGCTCACCACCACAATCACATGGTTCAATTGAAAACAGCCAACCTTGCCACATTTATCAGCTCTTTAAAAGGGAAGCACCAAAATCAATATGAATTGAACTCTTTTACAAAGGTGATCTCAGTTCAGAAACcagaatgaaatgaaaaactaacacTGCCTGTGGTTTACAAACCAAACAGACAAGAAAGCCGACACCGCAACAATAAGAGGAACAATATAAGTCACAGAATCCCGTACGGAAGATAGAATGCGAAATGACTTTAGACTGCGGTCTTTGTAATATAAATCATGAAAAAGTTTAAACCCATCGAATTTCATCCATCCCATCTTTCTCTCACATCAAGGAAACCCCAAAAAGTTCAAACATCAGGTGCCTTGTAAAAGAACAACCGAAAAGAAAACTACAACTGTAATTCGCCCAGAAACCCTAATTCTCCATCAATCCCCATTTAATCACTAGAAtcaactaaaattaaaaaaacccaATACCTAATACCGACAGACATAACGCTACAGTTAACCATATatctatttcaaaacaaaaaggacGATCtttagaaagcaaaaaagagggGGAGGAAATACCATGTGGGGATACTTCTCCTGATCCACAACCCTAGTGTTCTCCAGCTTGATGTTTAGATACTGATCCACAGAATGCAGAGTTCCCCTAATGGCCAGATCATTCTTGAGTTCCACTGTCACCTCCTTCCCCACCAGCTCCTTGAAGTACGAGAAGAACAACTGCGAACCATTTCCACAGTCAAAATCGACAAAGGAAACTCCTTAAGACCAAAACAAAAACGAAGCGCTGTAAAACAAAAGATGGGTACCATAGTTGGGGGAGGAGAGCAAAACCCAGAAGTGGGATTCTTCTGTTCGAAGCAATCAGACTGTTACGAGGAATTTGTGCGACTTTCCTCTGTCCTCCCCGCCGCGAGGAAGTTAAAAGGAGGGAAATGGCCAACGAGGAAAATGATTACAAAGTACATCCCGATTGTTTCTTGTAATTTTAGAAACCATAATAACTTACACGAAATTCAGTATAGCGTCTGTTTCAGtgtgaaaaattttattttcttttcaattacaGAAAACCGAGTAAAGGTTCTCGGTTCTCCCCTCAGCAAACTTACAAGCTCAAAGCTAGAATAGCATCCCTACTTCGCAGTCAGCATGTGCAATCTAACTCAGCACAATAAAGTTAACGCGTAAACCTAGATAACCATCATGTAGGTGAAACAGTTCTTTGAGTGAGAGATCTGGATGCATCGATTTAACCCAATGGACATGGGGAAGCGGCTAGCATATTAGcaaaaaacttggattgtctGCAGCCATTAGCCCCATCCCGAACTTCTAAAAACTGAAACCTGTAAGAGTCATTTGACTAATGGAACAGTTTATGAACATGCCTTAAAAATTGTGGCAAATTAATGGAATATTAAAATTAActttttcatgaatctgctttaatttttaaaacacaTATAGCCAAACGACCCCATAAGTTCAAACCATGACTGAACATTTCCATTTCACTAAGCCAACCCCATTGGAGCAATTTAACCTAGTGTGCTTGCATTGATTttaacaaacaaaatttcaactCTACGAACTTTCACATTTGCAAGTGCCATAGAACCCCGTCCCATGGAAAGCCACACTGCATTTGGACCCATGGCCAGCGCAGAAAGAATGAACGACCAGCCGTGTCTCCATGTCAAGGCGCTTTGCTTTGACGTCCCATTGGTTTAATAAATCAAAGTTGGGCCAGTTTGTGATCTGTTGCTCTTGGCGACTTCCAAAGCCTTACAAAATCTAAACAACCATACCAAAATATTTGCTACAGACGTATGAGCTGCGACAAGAGGTCGTGAAGTTAATAAACCTTGGTCATAGTTTTTGGAGATTGCATCTGATTTGTGAGCTTGTACAAATGGAAAACTAAGTGAAAGTAGCACGCCTTTGTGTTCGTGCTGAAATGTGAACTTAGCAACTACACCTCCCGGGGGTGGCAACAACCAAATCCAGGACTATGAGCTCAAAAATTTCCAAGTtgtgaatttgaatccaagtgAGACGATTAGTGCTGAATCCACAGGTACCTCAGAGGATCTACCATATACAATACCAGTTCAGTCATAATGGTGGCATTTACGGCAGTGGTGCAAGATTCGATGGACACTTCCCCGCTTCACATGAAATTTCTTACACCACATTGACATGTCAAATGGACAAATTTTACACATCGGTAGcacaatgaaaaaaacattaagacAGCACGCTTTGCAAAGCACGCCAGAGTTCTTCCAACACTAGGACCGTTGCTTCACCCTTCTTCCATTGTCATCACTCCCATCCAGAGATTCATTTGCATGTCTGCTGCGGATGATCGAGTGCTGATTGATTTTTGCAACATACTCCAAGAGCTCACTCAACACAGACCGGCAACTCTCTCTCAAATACTCATAGCCCTCAGTTTGCATGACAGCTGAAACATGGGAGAAAACAATGCTTATCATGGATAATAGATACCCTTTCTGATAGAAACAAATTATGTTTCGTCAGTTGattagaaattcattttttggtGAATCCTCTAACTGATTTGGTTAACCACTAGGCAACCTAAATCCACTGCCAGCGAATCCACCGTCATTGCCTAGTTTAGGCCCTTGGCTGGACTTTCTGAACATGCACAGAATCAAGTGCAaaggggaaggaaaaaaaaaaagcctacgTGCTGGTTACCTCTCAGATTTGCTGGCATTGCAATAAATTTGAGACAAACTGCTTTAAGCTGAACACAGTGATGCTGTTCTGCAAGGGCTAATGTTGTTGCAACCGTGTTTATACTAACTTCCTCGCAGAGCATAACTTCACAAAGTCGCCTTAGTCTCTCTATGCCATAGCGGTCTGCAGCTGCTAGCAGATGTTGTGCCATTAATGTTGAAGCACATTTTGATTCAACGCCTACAAGTTCTTGCATATCAGGAAGTGAATCCCAGTATACAAAATGGAGTAAAGCctgcaacaaatgaaaaattcGAAATAATAAGTGATGCAGTCATAGTCGTAACTGACAGAAAAGAACTGGTAGACTTCTGAAACATTGTCTTTACAACTTATATTCAAATGCCAAATCCAAACAGTTAGAGGTAGCAAAGAGGtcactatctctctctctctctctccctctctctctccctctctctctctctctcacacacacacacagagatcACATTAAGTTTCATTGACCATCGTACTTCATTTCAACACATTACAAATTTGCTGCTGCAACAATGTTCACAGCCAAGTGCAGCAGAGTGTCCAGTGGATTATAGTCACATACTCACATTTGTCTGATATCCTATGAAATTCTTAGATGAAATACATTTATATTAACAGACATATGATCCTGGACCATCTTCTCAGCCACATCATTTAACAAAGACAAGCTGTAGTAGCGTTCCTTAGAATGCAGCCATCAACAGACTAGAAAGCTGACATGTTAGGAGAACAAAGTCAAAATTGACCATAGTTTCAGTTAAGACAAACTTGTTCCAAGAGTCTCAAAGTTCAGTAGCAAGTCAAAATATAAGCAAGTTAACCACCTTATGCAGTTAAGCATTAAGTGACAGCTGGCAAACATGATAAATGAGAAGTATTTTGGCACATGACCTACTATTTGGGCTTATCTGTGTGCATGTCACTGGGCCTCGGCATAAAGGTCATTTTATGCACATGGATGCATCACAACGTTGGTATGGTACTCCACAtggcttgaaagttgaaacccagTCAGTGGTATGAGTTATATTGAGTGCACAGAGATAGTTTATGTCTCAAAACAGCCGAGTATTTGATCTTTTAACTTGTAAccaaatctaattttcatttgcattcaaaatttaaaaattaaattaataggAAAAATATCTGTCCCTGCTCAGACTGCTCTCCTATACTCGAATCCAATTCCAAACCTGAGTTTTTATGCAAGTATCTACTAATGAGACCACAACAACAAGATAAGGGTCCCTTTTTCCCAAATGAGAAGGATCAGCTTTAACATACACATAATTAACAATTATCGACAGTGGAAAAAAAGTAACAGGTATAAGCAGTCTGATGCAGGATTTTCTACAGTGACATGGCACACATTTGCTATTTGTCCAGGCAAACTAGTTTTCAGTCTCAGATATAATTGAACTGCAAACTAGACAAACTTGatgtttcaaaaagttttgaatCATAAAAGCAGCATTAGAAGTTAAAAGTATAAGGTTGTAAATAGCATAAGAAAATTGCATTCATTTATATTCCCCATATATAAGTCGTTCTAAGAATCAAGTAAAAGCACAGAAAAGACATGCCTCTAGAAAGATAGTTAGCAACCTTGAAAACAGGTGCTTGCATGTCTTCAACCTCTATGACACTTGTATTCTGATCTTTCATTGGCCCAAAAAGCTGAGCTCGAAATACAGGTGAACGTGCAGCAAGTACCAACTTGTGGGCTGCAAATGTCTCTCCATCAACCACAAAACTCACATCTGTGCCCTTTTCAGTCTCCAAGAGCTGACCAAAATGATGTCCAATGTCAGAGGGTGGTATTGGAATTGCAGAAAATTTTGGTCCTTCGGTGTGTGATCGGACGATGCCAACACTACAATGCACTGAGAGGCTATCATCTTTAAGATAGTCAGACACTTCTAAACTAGATCTCTTGAAGAAGCGCTTGTAACCCCTGTGCATGACAAATACCCATCATGACTAGTCACCAATGGAAGACAAGTAAGATCTACTCCAACCTAATACAGGAAAGCTATCAGCAATTATAGTCACCCATCAGCATCATAggatagaaaaaaagaaatggactattaatttttgaaaagcTATTTTCCTGACCCTACAAACAAATTTTCCGTGCTTATGGTGTCCAATTTTCAGGTATATCTTGAAATATGACAAATAGTAGGTGCTGTGACAgtcttttttcagaaaaatttcaaacttgggaaaaacaaattaagacAGACAatcaggcaaaaaaaaaaaaaaaaaattttgaagtccTTATATTAAAAACAATCTGAAAACTAAAACTCTAGAGATTGGTCATCTCAGTTTCATGCacattttttctgtttgaataTGATGTCTTTCTATCATGTATCCCATTATCTGCTCCCTGTTTCACATGCTGGTAACTAGGTGGAGCTTCAAAGAAGTGACAAACATAGAATCATAGcaacaaatatgaaatatcCCCTGATACTTTTGCCCCCTCGAAGTCAGTCGATAATATCAGCAAATGTcatgacattttaaaaatattgctagaaaaaatgagagagcaGCATTATAGCAATATTATTCCAAAATATTGTTAAGAGTTAAGACTTTCCAAAATGTCCTTTTCCATATTTTtgcacatttaattttttcccttttcttcttttatgttttcaaaaggATTCATCTATTTCTTCCTTTATAATTTGTATGAAAAATTACTAGAAGAACCTGTTATCTCAtaatttcttaaatattgttCATATTTCTCGAGCttcaaatttcaacaatttGCATATTTTCCCAAGAAGAACCACATCttggaagaaaaacaacttCCAAACAAAACCCTCACTAATAATGAAAGTTGTAACTAATTGCCCAACCTTTTTGTTTCAAGTCAACAGAAACTGTGGTGCCTGGTCTCCACATGACCTCATGGAGGAGATCCGTTCAGCAAAAAAGTCCACCAAGCGATGCTAATCATGAGACTGAGCCCATATGGATTCCACAGAAATCCTTTGGAAGCTATGTCATGAGGTTACCCTATTTTGGTACCCGTTTCATATCCCTTAAAAATAGTTATATCCCTATGCCTTCAGCCATATCCCTGCAATATAGTTCTGAAGCATTTGCAGGCTTTAAAACAGCACATGGGCGCCTTGACAGATAGCTTAATAACATTAGTATTTGTCGCAGAAAGCACCAGCATCAATGTTTTccaacttgactcatttattatGGGATTTCTCCCAAGGTGTATGACTCCATAACCTTTCCCCAATAACAGTTTATGAACTCTTCTACATATAATGGTGAAGTGGAGCACTTCTTATTCAAAATGAGCAAGTACAAACTGCCCAATAGAGGCTTCAATCTAACAACTTATTTATCCTTCCAAAAGTTACCATGTGATCTCCACAATTGCATAGAATTTCTTACTAAATTTGACCAGGACAAGCTTTCATGCCTCCGCATTTCTGAACTCCATAAAGCTGCCGGCATGGATTTTCCACATGGAAGCAAATGTAttccttttattgtttcatTGAGACATTGTGGATTGGAATAAAATATTACGGAGTATATTGTACGGTAATTAAAACAACTCTTCCACAAACTAATAAGTACCATGTGAAATGAAAACTGTTCCATTGAAGAACTCCTCAACCAAAAATCGTATAGTGCAAGGACATTCACCTCCACATTCCACAATAAGAAACAACAACTAAAAAATGCTAAAGCTAAACTTACTTCTGAGTGCCAAACGACTACAACGTTATAAAATATGAGAATTATAAACACGCCTGAGAAATGTATTTTATTCACCTACGACCTACCCACTCTAATTGTTGGTTAAAAGGATCAAACCTCCCCAAAGAAACCGCAAAACCACGTTGACACCCATATAAACGGccaaagaaaattttgtgtAGCGCCAACTGAAAAATCCCAAAAAATAGATGTAAAATGCATTCCGGTGCAAAATAAAAACCGAGAAATACACCATGGAGAATAGTTAAATACGACAGCAACCAAAAAACAATGTCTGCCCAGGGTACGGAGGCCATAAGAAACAGGTATCCCTAGCAACCAACTCGCTACTGAtagaaaaaacaacaagaattaCGTCTATTAGCACTATGAAAACAAAAGAGACCCCAAACTCCAAAGAACTACGATACCAATCATTACAAGCTGTTCAGAATCTTCAGATAAACCAGATAGAAAACAGGCAGCAAATTAAGGGGCATACCACATGCTTCCCCGATATTTGAGCGTGTATGGTCCACTCTCCAGCGTCCTCCCAAAATGACTGTGAACCTTATGCTTGCCCTTCCCGCTCTGATCCAAGAGGGTCAATTCGAAAAGTGCCCTAACGTCGGTTCCCTCGCTGGCGAGAGCGATGAACAGGGAGACATACGCCGAGTTGTCCTCAGGGCCCTTGCCGTCAGGATAGAAGTAAATAGCCCACGAATAGCCGCCTACCATGAATATGTCCGAAGCTATGTATTTGCCGACGCCCATGCCCTTAGACAGCGAGTAGCCGTTGATGTTGAAGTGGTGGAAGCCATTGATGGTGTGCGTGAGGGAGGTGGAGGTGGTAatggaaggaggagaagaggaggaggaggacgcaGCGGAGGAAGAAGCCTTGGTGATGGACCCCTTGCAGTTTTTGCCAATACCCATATCAAACTGGTTCTCCTCACTGGTGTATTTCGCAGTTGGGGAGAAAGAAATTCGATTTCTGAGGAAGACCGGGAGATTGGTATTCTTCCTTATTGAGTAACTCCTCCTTGTTGCTGATTTTCTAGGGCTTTCATGGGCGGTGATCCAACAGAAGCAAGGGAAAGAGAGCGTCGGGTAGATCTGGAGAAACAGGAGAACAAACGGATTTGTACTTCTTATACAATAAACATAAAAGGACTGTTGCTTTTTGGACGGGGAGAAGGAAGAATTTTTAGACCCTGGCCCACCTTCCAAGTTTCAGCCATAATTTTAAGACTCGTTCATATTTTTAAATGCTGTCATGCATTTCACAGATTTGCTCACTATAGTTATACTGGTTAGGGGATGTTATCGAATCACAggctgaatttgaatctgatagaGCCATTGCCATTTTTGGCAAATTTGAACGGACTTGGTGTTAAGTGTAGATTTAAATTTGCAAGCACAATGATGATTTTGGATTTGCAGTTTGCACAATATTATACTGAAAATTTGAACACTACAAGCACCAATTATAAGCTATCTAATCATCATAATCAAACCCTTTATAAGTTACTTCATTTAGAAATCAAAATACCAGCCATTGTTTACCCTTTTGGAGAGTTATTTCTCGTATTTTGTAACTTTCGAAAATCTTTGGGTGTTGTCCACACTTCACAGTCCTCAAACGGCAGACTTCATGGTAACTAATTTAATGCATATTTCGTGGCAACTAAGCCTGTATAAGCAACATTGAATACCAACACTTCAGTGTTTGGTTGTGTTATTGTCTCCCGATACTAGTAAACGGGCCTTttgtggttttgttttcctcctTAATTTGTCCTTTAATTTAGTTTAATATTTGCGTTATGTTATCTTGCTTTTAAGTTTTCACCTGTCTCCAATGCACCTTGGTTTTGTTGTGTCGAATCAGACCAAATCTGATTTTCAGTGTGTTTAAGATTTCAAAccagatgtgtgtgtgtgagtgagagagagagagagagagaactgttTTTATATATCTTGTTCAcatatattcaattcaaaaactAGTCTTCTCTTCTGATGAAGGTTTCTGCTAACAACATGATATTACTACTATAAGTTGTGTCAATTTGAATCTTTATAAAGCATTATCTTGTCAACCATATGGTCTTCAACAAAAATCATGCCGTGTCAATATACTTGATTGccttaaatattaaaattttgtttcgCTCCATCAAGATGGGAGCATGTCTTTTATACTCTTGAGGATCTAGGAGACTAAATGCTCCTTTGGCCTTGAACATGTAAGCCAAAACCAAGATGTGACCATGTTTCGTTAAAATAACTGCCATTCAACAACAATATCGTCAAAGAAAATGGCGCAGTCAGCACAAATAAGCAAGCTTGTAATGGAAAAATGTACCATTAACTACATgaaatgaacaacaaaaatgaattgaTGTCGAGTATATATATAAGTCGACAACTGATATAATTATTGATCCCTTGGCCAAATAGGTCTTTAAAGATATGATAAGAAGGCATGTGGCCCAGATGGAGCTACAATATTTTATAAACTACCAAGGaaaaatctgaatttaaaaaacTCACTAACTTATCATGACTAAAATACAAAGTTAAGATAAGATAGAAAACTTGAATATGAAAAACCCGCaactttttcagaaaaaggCCGATAATGGTGGAAGCAAACAGGCAGCTTCTTGGTCAAGCAGAAATTTGATGCAATTCAATTCTAAGCAGAGATTGCTTGAGCTCTCGGTTTTTGTGGCGATCCTTTCAAGCTTTAATCTGACCTATCATGTacttagttgatcgaaatcaaaGTTGATTATATCCCTAAACATGAAGTACTTGCTCAACTGCCAATCTTCTTAAGCAGTTGATTGCACATGATGATCCCCGACGATGACA containing:
- the LOC116264129 gene encoding BTB/POZ and MATH domain-containing protein 1-like; translated protein: MGIGKNCKGSITKASSSAASSSSSSPPSITTSTSLTHTINGFHHFNINGYSLSKGMGVGKYIASDIFMVGGYSWAIYFYPDGKGPEDNSAYVSLFIALASEGTDVRALFELTLLDQSGKGKHKVHSHFGRTLESGPYTLKYRGSMWGYKRFFKRSSLEVSDYLKDDSLSVHCSVGIVRSHTEGPKFSAIPIPPSDIGHHFGQLLETEKGTDVSFVVDGETFAAHKLVLAARSPVFRAQLFGPMKDQNTSVIEVEDMQAPVFKALLHFVYWDSLPDMQELVGVESKCASTLMAQHLLAAADRYGIERLRRLCEVMLCEEVSINTVATTLALAEQHHCVQLKAVCLKFIAMPANLRAVMQTEGYEYLRESCRSVLSELLEYVAKINQHSIIRSRHANESLDGSDDNGRRVKQRS
- the LOC116264130 gene encoding sm-like protein LSM2, with the protein product MLFFSYFKELVGKEVTVELKNDLAIRGTLHSVDQYLNIKLENTRVVDQEKYPHMLSVRNCFIRGSVVRYVQLPPDGVDIDILHDATRREARGG